In the Gemmatimonadaceae bacterium genome, one interval contains:
- a CDS encoding sigma-70 family RNA polymerase sigma factor, translated as MSADLGQLLLQMRSESEEVRKAAWAACYQGYRDLVWTRVFYVLRTISWLREPREATEDVTSDVLVGLMEAAGQYREEGKPEKWLAQVAVRAALRAREKLTGDWKGRQGSGAKRRNVSFEDEANAIAAELDSVDRDELLELERRIAELRSSAEPKHQRWAEFIDLYRDGYGYEEIGKKLNLTEATARNWLVAIRKYLVSPLRAPNG; from the coding sequence ATGAGCGCCGATCTCGGGCAGCTGTTGCTCCAGATGCGCTCCGAATCTGAAGAGGTCAGGAAAGCGGCATGGGCGGCATGTTATCAGGGTTATCGCGACTTGGTGTGGACGCGGGTCTTTTACGTGCTGCGAACGATCTCCTGGCTGCGAGAGCCGCGGGAGGCGACGGAAGACGTCACGAGCGATGTATTAGTAGGGTTGATGGAAGCGGCCGGGCAGTACAGGGAAGAAGGGAAGCCGGAAAAGTGGCTCGCGCAGGTCGCCGTTCGCGCCGCGCTCCGCGCGCGCGAGAAGCTGACCGGAGACTGGAAGGGACGGCAGGGCTCGGGGGCGAAGCGGCGCAACGTCTCATTCGAGGATGAGGCGAACGCGATCGCAGCGGAGCTGGACTCGGTGGATCGGGACGAGCTGCTCGAGCTCGAGCGGCGGATCGCGGAGCTGCGCTCGAGCGCCGAGCCGAAGCATCAACGCTGGGCCGAGTTCATCGATCTGTACCGCGATGGCTACGGCTACGAGGAGATCGGAAAGAAATTGAACCTGACCGAAGCAACCGCGCGGAATTGGCTGGTCGCAATTCGCAAGTACCTCGTGTCTCCGTTGAGAGCGCCGAATGGCTGA